A single genomic interval of Antarcticibacterium arcticum harbors:
- the gyrA gene encoding DNA gyrase subunit A, whose translation MAEGERLIPINIEDEMKSAYIDYSMSVIVSRALPDVRDGLKPVHRRVLFGMHELGIRSNTAHKKSARIVGEVLGKYHPHGDTSVYDTMVRMAQEWSLRYMLVDGQGNFGSVDGDSPAAMRYTEARMRKIAEDMLADIDKETVDFRLNFDDTLEEPTVLPTRVPNLLVNGASGIAVGMATNMPPHNLSEVIDGTVAYIDNHDIEIDELITHIKAPDFPTGGTIYGYDGVREAFKTGRGRIVVRAKSSLEEVAGKECIVVTEIPYQVNKADMIKKTADLVNEKKIDGISMIRDESDRNGMRIVYILKRDAIPNIVLNTLYKHTALQTSFSVNNIALVKGRPEMLNLKDMIFHFVEHRHDVVVRRTTYELRKAEERAHILEGLIIASDNIDEVIALIRSSSNADEARSKLIDRFQLSELQAKAIVEMRLRQLTGLEQDKLRAEYDELLKTIEDLKDILARKERRMQVIKDELLEIKDKYGDSRRSVIEYAGGDLSIEDMIPDEQVVITISHAGYIKRTSLNEYKTQNRGGVGQKGSTTRSEDFLEHLFSGTNHQYMLFFTQKGKCFWMRVYEIPEGSKTSKGRAIQNLINLEPDDKVKAFICTQDLKDEEYINNHYVIMATKKGQVKKTSLEQYSRPRINGINAITIREDDELLEAKLTDGDSQVMLAVKSGKAIRFEESKTRPMGRNASGVRGITLADDNDEVVGMIAVNDMEANVLVVSANGYGKRSKLDDYRITNRGGKGVKTISITDKTGELVAIKNVNDGDDLMIINRSGLAIRMSVDNLRVMGRATQGVRLINLKGNDSIAAVAKVMQSEEGTVDLDDAITPDSSDETGDGTTIADNTEE comes from the coding sequence ATGGCTGAAGGAGAAAGATTAATTCCTATCAACATTGAAGATGAAATGAAATCGGCTTACATCGATTATTCGATGTCGGTCATTGTGTCACGTGCCCTTCCTGATGTACGTGACGGGCTAAAACCCGTTCACAGAAGGGTTTTATTCGGGATGCATGAATTGGGAATACGATCAAATACTGCACATAAAAAATCTGCCAGAATAGTTGGGGAAGTATTAGGTAAATATCACCCTCACGGTGATACTTCTGTTTATGATACTATGGTGAGGATGGCGCAGGAATGGAGTTTAAGATATATGTTGGTAGACGGGCAGGGTAACTTTGGATCTGTAGATGGTGACAGCCCGGCCGCGATGCGATATACGGAAGCCAGAATGCGCAAGATCGCAGAGGATATGCTGGCAGATATCGATAAAGAAACCGTAGATTTTAGACTAAATTTTGACGACACCCTGGAGGAACCTACTGTACTTCCAACGAGAGTTCCAAATTTATTGGTAAATGGTGCCAGCGGGATTGCGGTGGGAATGGCCACGAATATGCCTCCACACAACCTCTCAGAAGTAATAGACGGAACAGTTGCCTATATTGATAATCACGACATAGAGATTGACGAGTTAATAACTCATATTAAAGCGCCAGATTTTCCTACCGGTGGAACCATTTACGGTTATGACGGTGTGAGAGAGGCGTTCAAAACCGGCCGGGGACGAATTGTTGTAAGGGCCAAATCCAGTCTGGAAGAAGTTGCCGGAAAGGAATGCATAGTGGTTACAGAAATTCCTTACCAGGTAAATAAGGCGGACATGATCAAGAAAACTGCCGATCTTGTTAACGAGAAAAAGATCGACGGTATTTCCATGATCCGGGATGAGTCTGACAGGAATGGGATGAGAATTGTTTACATTCTTAAAAGGGATGCAATACCCAATATCGTTTTAAATACCCTTTATAAACATACTGCGCTTCAAACCAGTTTTAGCGTAAACAATATAGCCCTTGTAAAAGGACGTCCCGAGATGTTGAATCTTAAGGATATGATCTTCCATTTCGTAGAGCACCGTCACGATGTGGTAGTTAGAAGAACAACCTATGAATTAAGAAAAGCCGAAGAAAGGGCCCACATTCTTGAAGGTTTGATCATAGCATCAGATAATATTGATGAAGTGATCGCATTGATCCGTTCTTCCAGCAATGCAGATGAAGCCAGATCCAAATTAATCGATCGTTTTCAATTATCTGAACTTCAGGCCAAGGCAATTGTAGAAATGCGATTGAGACAACTTACCGGACTGGAGCAGGATAAGTTACGTGCAGAATATGATGAACTACTTAAGACTATTGAAGACCTAAAAGATATTCTTGCCCGTAAAGAGAGAAGAATGCAGGTTATTAAAGACGAATTACTGGAAATAAAAGATAAATATGGAGATTCCCGTAGGTCTGTAATTGAATATGCAGGGGGAGACCTAAGCATAGAAGATATGATCCCGGATGAGCAGGTGGTAATAACAATTTCCCATGCAGGCTACATCAAAAGAACATCTCTAAATGAATATAAAACCCAGAACAGGGGTGGAGTAGGGCAGAAAGGCTCTACTACCAGAAGTGAGGATTTTCTTGAGCATTTATTTTCAGGAACCAATCACCAGTATATGTTATTCTTTACGCAAAAAGGAAAATGTTTCTGGATGAGGGTTTATGAAATTCCGGAAGGAAGCAAGACATCTAAAGGAAGGGCTATCCAAAACCTTATTAATTTAGAACCGGACGATAAAGTGAAAGCATTTATTTGCACCCAGGATCTAAAAGATGAGGAGTATATCAACAATCATTACGTAATCATGGCCACTAAAAAAGGCCAGGTTAAGAAAACCTCTCTTGAGCAATATTCAAGACCAAGAATAAATGGAATCAACGCGATCACAATTCGTGAGGATGATGAATTACTGGAAGCAAAACTTACCGATGGAGATAGCCAGGTAATGCTTGCCGTGAAGAGCGGAAAGGCAATAAGATTTGAAGAAAGCAAAACCCGTCCCATGGGTCGTAATGCATCTGGAGTAAGAGGAATAACCCTGGCAGATGATAATGATGAAGTGGTGGGAATGATTGCGGTTAATGACATGGAGGCCAATGTTTTGGTGGTTTCAGCCAACGGTTACGGTAAGAGATCTAAACTTGATGATTACAGGATCACCAACCGGGGTGGTAAAGGTGTTAAGACAATTTCCATTACTGATAAGACCGGAGAACTTGTAGCTATCAAAAATGTAAATGATGGAGATGATCTTATGATCATTAACCGGTCCGGTCTTGCCATAAGGATGAGTGTAGACAATTTGAGGGTAATGGGAAGAGCAACACAGGGAGTGCGATTGATTAACCTAAAAGGGAATGATTCTATCGCGGCAGTTGCAAAAGTAATGCAAAGTGAAGAGGGCACAGTTGACCTTGATGATGCCATAACACCTGATAGCAGCGATGAAACAGGAGATGGCACAACAATTGCAGATAATACTGAAGAATAA
- a CDS encoding ATP-dependent Clp protease ATP-binding subunit, whose product MDDNFSPKVKDVIAYSKEEALRLGHDFIGTEHLMLGLLRDGDGKAINILNALDIDLSHLRRKVEILSPANPAPTGISNEKKNLHLTRQAERALKTTFLEAKLFQSSSINTAHLLLCILRNENDPTTKLLNKLKIDYDGVKDQFKYMITNEDDFLEAPRAESFSDEDNTDDVSKDNPFTSAGGKSTKKSKTPVLDNFGRDLTAMAEIDKLDPVVGREKEIERVSQILSRRKKNNPLLIGEPGVGKSAIAEGLALRIVKRKVSRILFDKRVVTLDLASLVAGTKYRGQFEERMKAVMNELEKNDDIILFIDEIHTIVGAGGATGSLDASNMFKPALARGEIQCIGATTLDEYRQYIEKDGALERRFQKVIVEPTTVDETLEILNNIKDKYEEHHNVSYTAEAIDACVKLTNRYMTDRFLPDKAIDALDEAGARVHITNIEVPKQILDLERKLEEVRESKNAVVKKQKYEEAAKLRDDEKNFEKQLAIAQEKWEEESKKHKEIVTEDHVADVVSMMTGVPVNRIAQTEINKLAELPKRIKGKVIGQDEAVNKVVKAIQRNRAGLKDPNKPIGSFIFLGQTGVGKTQLAKILAKELFDNEDTLIRIDMSEYMEKFAVSRLIGAPPGYIGYEEGGQLTEKVRRKPYAVLLLDEVEKAHPDVFNMLLQVLDDGYLTDSLGRKIDFRNTIIIMTSNIGSRKLKDFGQGVGFGTAAKRSQIDENTRSVIESALKKAFAPEFLNRIDDVVIFNSLEREDIHKIIEIELAKLYDRIGLIGYTLTLSDKAKDYIAEKGFDKDYGARPLNRAIQKYIEDALAEEIITSNLTEGDKIFMDLAEGKDALTIKIDKAVSKEKES is encoded by the coding sequence ATGGATGATAATTTTTCACCCAAAGTCAAAGATGTCATAGCTTATAGCAAAGAAGAAGCGCTAAGGCTTGGCCATGACTTTATTGGAACTGAACATTTAATGCTGGGCCTTCTGCGTGATGGAGACGGTAAAGCTATAAATATATTGAACGCCCTTGATATAGACCTTAGTCATTTAAGGCGAAAAGTAGAAATTTTAAGTCCCGCCAACCCCGCCCCAACAGGAATTTCAAATGAGAAGAAAAACCTACACCTTACAAGGCAGGCAGAGCGTGCTTTAAAAACAACTTTTTTGGAGGCAAAACTCTTTCAAAGTTCTTCAATTAATACAGCGCATTTATTGCTTTGTATATTAAGAAACGAGAATGATCCAACTACCAAACTTCTGAATAAACTGAAAATAGATTATGACGGAGTTAAAGATCAATTTAAATATATGATTACCAACGAAGATGACTTCCTTGAAGCACCGCGGGCCGAATCTTTTTCAGATGAGGACAATACAGATGATGTTTCCAAGGATAATCCCTTTACCAGCGCAGGTGGAAAATCTACCAAAAAATCCAAAACCCCGGTATTGGACAATTTTGGAAGAGATCTTACAGCCATGGCCGAAATTGACAAACTTGATCCTGTAGTAGGAAGAGAGAAGGAAATTGAAAGGGTAAGCCAAATCCTGAGCAGAAGAAAAAAGAACAACCCATTGCTTATTGGGGAACCCGGCGTAGGTAAATCTGCTATTGCTGAAGGTCTTGCATTGCGTATTGTGAAGCGAAAAGTTTCACGTATCCTGTTTGACAAGAGGGTTGTGACATTAGATCTTGCGAGTTTGGTTGCAGGTACCAAATACCGTGGCCAGTTTGAGGAGCGAATGAAAGCCGTAATGAACGAGCTGGAAAAGAATGATGATATAATTCTTTTCATTGATGAGATACACACCATTGTTGGTGCAGGTGGCGCAACAGGAAGCCTTGATGCCAGTAACATGTTTAAGCCTGCCCTTGCACGTGGAGAGATCCAGTGTATTGGTGCCACTACTTTAGATGAGTACAGGCAATACATTGAAAAAGACGGAGCTTTAGAAAGAAGGTTCCAGAAAGTGATCGTAGAGCCTACTACAGTAGATGAAACTTTAGAGATACTAAATAATATTAAAGATAAATACGAGGAGCACCATAATGTTTCCTATACTGCGGAAGCTATTGATGCCTGTGTAAAGCTAACTAACCGGTATATGACAGACCGTTTTCTACCGGACAAAGCAATAGATGCACTGGATGAAGCAGGAGCTCGCGTGCATATTACCAATATAGAAGTGCCCAAACAAATTCTTGACCTTGAACGCAAACTGGAAGAAGTACGTGAGAGTAAGAATGCCGTTGTTAAAAAACAAAAGTATGAGGAGGCTGCAAAATTGCGGGATGACGAAAAGAATTTTGAAAAGCAACTTGCCATAGCCCAGGAAAAATGGGAAGAGGAATCTAAAAAGCACAAGGAAATAGTAACTGAGGATCATGTTGCCGATGTGGTTTCAATGATGACCGGTGTTCCTGTTAACAGAATTGCCCAAACCGAAATTAATAAACTTGCCGAACTCCCTAAACGTATTAAAGGGAAAGTAATTGGGCAGGATGAAGCTGTAAACAAGGTTGTAAAAGCAATCCAGCGTAACCGTGCGGGATTAAAAGATCCCAACAAACCCATTGGATCCTTTATTTTCCTTGGTCAAACCGGGGTGGGTAAAACCCAGCTTGCAAAGATCCTTGCCAAGGAGTTGTTTGATAATGAAGATACGCTCATAAGAATAGATATGAGCGAATACATGGAGAAATTTGCTGTATCGAGATTGATAGGTGCACCTCCGGGATATATAGGTTATGAAGAAGGAGGCCAGCTAACAGAAAAAGTAAGAAGAAAACCTTACGCAGTGTTATTGCTTGATGAGGTTGAAAAAGCTCATCCGGATGTTTTTAATATGCTGCTCCAGGTATTGGATGACGGGTATCTTACAGATAGTTTGGGCCGCAAGATCGATTTCAGAAATACCATTATCATAATGACCTCCAATATTGGATCCAGAAAGCTTAAAGATTTTGGCCAGGGAGTTGGTTTTGGGACCGCAGCGAAGCGCTCTCAAATTGATGAAAACACCCGAAGTGTTATAGAAAGTGCTCTTAAAAAAGCCTTTGCTCCGGAATTTTTAAACAGGATAGATGATGTGGTGATCTTTAATTCCCTTGAACGCGAGGACATTCACAAGATCATAGAAATAGAACTTGCCAAATTATATGACCGTATAGGGTTAATAGGCTACACTCTTACTCTCAGCGATAAGGCTAAAGATTATATCGCAGAAAAAGGTTTTGATAAAGATTATGGTGCAAGGCCACTTAACAGGGCTATTCAAAAATATATTGAAGATGCACTGGCCGAGGAGATTATAACTTCAAACCTTACTGAGGGAGATAAGATTTTTATGGACCTTGCGGAGGGTAAAGATGCTTTGACCATTAAAATTGACAAGGCAGTATCAAAAGAAAAGGAATCTTAA
- the hutH gene encoding histidine ammonia-lyase: MESSHYISSAVLDLPTVYDIINTHKKLELSDEARVNIENARNYLDKKMQENSKPIYGVNTGFGSLCNVKISNEKLTELQENLVMSHACGTGSLIAKPVIRLMLLLKIQSLSYGHSGVSLQTVQRLIDFYNEDIFPVIYEQGSLGASGDLAPLAHLSLPLIGKGEVYFKDERLPAQVVLEMFEWEPVKLQSKEGLALLNGTQFMSAHGIHALLESYKLSYLADVISAISVDAFNCNMSPFDELVQMVRPHRGQVKTAERLRGFLQDSEIAAEEKDIVQDPYSFRCIPQVHGATKDTLSFVRKTFKTEINSVTDNPNIFVAEDKIISGGNFHGQTLALALDYMAISMAELGNISERRIYQLVSGLRGLPMFLVENPGLNSGFMIPQYTAASIVSQNKLYANPSSTDSIVSSNGQEDHVSMGANSATKVQKVIDNISTILAIELFNASQALHFREPAKTSPFLTQMLDTFRDIVPIVKEDQVMAVPIHKAKEFINSFKIDEELLFD, from the coding sequence ATGGAGTCATCTCATTATATTAGCTCTGCTGTATTAGATCTTCCCACTGTTTACGATATCATAAATACCCATAAGAAGCTGGAACTTAGCGATGAGGCCAGGGTCAATATTGAAAATGCCCGGAATTATCTCGACAAAAAAATGCAGGAGAACAGCAAACCCATTTATGGCGTTAATACCGGCTTTGGTTCCCTTTGTAATGTGAAGATATCTAATGAAAAGTTAACAGAGCTTCAGGAAAACCTCGTGATGTCACACGCCTGCGGTACGGGAAGCCTTATTGCAAAACCTGTAATAAGGTTGATGTTATTATTAAAGATCCAGTCTTTAAGTTATGGCCATTCTGGTGTATCTCTTCAAACAGTGCAACGCCTCATAGATTTTTATAATGAAGACATTTTTCCGGTAATTTATGAACAGGGCTCTTTGGGAGCCTCTGGAGATCTGGCGCCTTTGGCACACTTGTCTTTACCATTGATTGGGAAAGGAGAGGTGTATTTTAAAGATGAAAGATTGCCTGCACAGGTTGTGCTTGAAATGTTTGAATGGGAGCCTGTAAAATTACAGTCTAAGGAAGGTTTGGCGTTGTTAAATGGAACTCAGTTTATGAGCGCTCATGGAATTCATGCACTGCTTGAATCTTATAAGTTAAGTTATCTGGCAGATGTTATAAGCGCAATATCTGTGGATGCTTTTAATTGTAATATGTCTCCCTTTGATGAACTGGTTCAAATGGTAAGGCCGCACCGCGGACAGGTGAAAACGGCTGAAAGGTTAAGGGGATTTCTTCAGGATAGTGAAATAGCTGCAGAAGAAAAAGATATTGTTCAGGATCCTTATTCCTTCAGGTGTATTCCGCAGGTACATGGCGCTACAAAGGACACCTTATCTTTTGTTCGGAAAACATTTAAAACAGAGATCAATTCGGTAACAGATAATCCAAACATTTTTGTAGCAGAAGATAAAATTATCTCCGGCGGTAATTTTCACGGGCAAACACTTGCGCTGGCATTGGATTATATGGCAATTTCAATGGCTGAACTGGGGAATATTTCTGAAAGGCGTATTTACCAGCTGGTTTCGGGGCTAAGAGGTCTCCCAATGTTTCTGGTAGAAAATCCGGGTCTTAACAGTGGTTTTATGATCCCGCAGTATACCGCAGCCAGTATTGTGAGCCAGAATAAACTATATGCGAACCCTTCAAGTACAGATTCCATTGTATCATCAAACGGGCAGGAAGATCATGTGAGTATGGGAGCCAACAGTGCCACCAAAGTGCAGAAGGTTATAGATAACATTTCCACAATTCTGGCTATAGAATTATTTAATGCATCCCAGGCGCTACATTTCAGGGAGCCGGCCAAAACTTCGCCGTTTCTAACCCAAATGCTGGATACTTTCCGCGATATAGTTCCTATTGTAAAAGAAGATCAGGTAATGGCAGTACCTATTCACAAAGCCAAAGAATTTATAAACTCCTTTAAAATTGATGAAGAATTGCTGTTTGATTAA